From a single Nocardioides panacis genomic region:
- a CDS encoding 2-oxoacid:acceptor oxidoreductase subunit alpha, producing MTKQVKQLDRVIIRFAGDSGDGMQLTGDRFTQETASFGNDLSTLPNFPAEIRAPQGTLPGVSSFQVHFADHDILTPGDSPDVLVAMNPAALKANLADIKKGATIIVDSHDFTTRNLNKAAYAENPLENDSLAEYDVHAFELTDMTVEAVKEFGLSRKDASRAKNMFALGLLSWMYGRPTESTISFLERRFAKAPDIRDANITAFNAGWYFGETTEAFVVQYEIKPAPMRAGTYRNITGNLALAYGLIAGSTQSGLPLFLGSYPITPASDILHELSKHKRFGVTTFQAEDEIAGIGAALGAAFGGSLGVTTTSGPGIALKSETIGLGVMMELPLLVVDVQRGGPSTGLPTKTEQADLLQAMFGRNGESPVPIIAPQSPGDCFDAALEATRIAVTYRTPVMLLSDGYLANGSEPWQIPEVADLPRIDPAFATETNHEDAKGKAEFWPYLRDEETLARPWAVPGTAGLEHRIGGLEKGEGHGNISYDPANHDFMVRTRAAKVERIADSIPPMEVDDPSGRARVLVLGWGSTYGPIGAAVRAVRVAGQEVAQAHLRHLNPFPKDLGEILKRYDAVMVPEMNLGQLSMLLRAKYLVDVVGYNHVRGLPLRAAELADAITDLITSTDDLVEPVETSEEALR from the coding sequence GTGACCAAGCAGGTCAAGCAGCTCGACCGTGTGATCATCCGTTTCGCCGGCGACTCGGGCGACGGCATGCAGCTGACGGGCGACCGCTTCACCCAGGAGACCGCGAGCTTCGGCAACGACCTGTCGACGCTCCCGAACTTCCCGGCGGAGATCCGCGCACCCCAGGGCACGCTCCCCGGGGTCTCGTCGTTCCAGGTGCACTTCGCCGACCACGACATCCTCACGCCGGGCGACTCCCCGGACGTGCTCGTCGCGATGAACCCGGCGGCGCTCAAGGCGAACCTCGCGGACATCAAGAAGGGCGCGACGATCATCGTCGACTCCCATGACTTCACCACCCGCAACCTGAACAAGGCGGCGTACGCCGAGAACCCGCTCGAGAACGACTCGCTCGCGGAGTACGACGTGCACGCCTTCGAGCTCACGGACATGACGGTCGAGGCGGTCAAGGAGTTCGGGCTGTCCCGCAAGGACGCCAGCCGGGCGAAGAACATGTTCGCGCTGGGGCTGCTGTCGTGGATGTACGGCCGCCCGACCGAGTCGACGATCTCGTTCCTGGAGCGCCGCTTCGCCAAGGCCCCGGACATCCGGGACGCGAACATCACCGCGTTCAACGCGGGCTGGTACTTCGGGGAGACCACCGAGGCGTTCGTCGTGCAGTACGAGATCAAGCCGGCCCCGATGCGCGCCGGCACCTACCGCAACATCACGGGCAACCTGGCGCTGGCGTACGGCCTGATCGCGGGCTCCACCCAGTCCGGGCTGCCGCTGTTCCTCGGGTCCTACCCGATCACGCCGGCCTCCGACATCCTGCACGAGCTCAGCAAGCACAAGCGGTTCGGCGTCACGACGTTCCAGGCCGAGGACGAGATCGCCGGCATCGGCGCAGCCCTGGGCGCGGCGTTCGGCGGGTCGCTGGGCGTGACGACCACGTCCGGCCCCGGCATCGCGCTGAAGTCCGAGACGATCGGCCTCGGCGTGATGATGGAGCTGCCGCTCCTCGTGGTCGACGTGCAGCGGGGTGGGCCGTCGACCGGCCTGCCCACCAAGACCGAGCAGGCCGACCTCCTGCAGGCGATGTTCGGCCGCAACGGCGAGTCGCCGGTGCCGATCATCGCGCCGCAGTCCCCGGGCGACTGCTTCGACGCCGCCCTGGAGGCGACCCGGATCGCGGTCACCTACCGCACCCCGGTGATGCTGCTCTCCGACGGCTACCTCGCCAACGGCTCCGAGCCGTGGCAGATCCCCGAGGTCGCGGACCTGCCGCGGATCGACCCGGCCTTCGCGACGGAGACCAACCACGAGGACGCGAAGGGCAAGGCTGAGTTCTGGCCCTACCTGCGCGACGAGGAGACCCTGGCCCGGCCCTGGGCGGTGCCCGGCACCGCGGGCCTCGAGCACCGGATCGGCGGCCTGGAGAAGGGCGAGGGTCACGGGAACATCTCCTACGACCCGGCCAACCACGACTTCATGGTCCGCACCCGAGCGGCCAAGGTGGAGCGGATCGCGGACAGCATCCCGCCGATGGAGGTCGACGACCCGTCCGGCCGGGCCCGGGTGCTGGTCCTCGGCTGGGGGTCGACGTACGGCCCGATCGGCGCCGCGGTCCGCGCCGTCCGCGTCGCCGGGCAGGAGGTCGCCCAGGCACACCTGCGGCACCTCAACCCGTTCCCCAAGGACCTCGGCGAGATCCTCAAGCGCTACGACGCGGTGATGGTGCCCGAGATGAACCTCGGGCAGCTGAGCATGCTGCTGCGCGCGAAGTACCTCGTCGACGTCGTCGGCTACAACCACGTGCGCGGCCTGCCGCTGCGCGCGGCCGAGCTCGCCGACGCCATCACCGACCTGATCACCTCGACCGACGACCTGGTCGAGCCCGTCGAGACCTCCGAGGAGGCACTGCGATGA
- a CDS encoding M24 family metallopeptidase, whose amino-acid sequence MSAYVDPEAGPAAFSDAEMLRRRTALDAVMAEAGVEQVVVHGANRSGSGVQWLSGWPVTREAVVVHGADRRDVLLVQFFNHVPQATRVALGCDVRWAGPRLADTVLAELRERGDLAGSRVGVVGALPFAVWSALRAAGVDAVDLNPAYTRLRMHKSPEELDWLRIAARLTDGSCAAMRDGAGPGTSEHELNALVEGSYLPLGGTNYIHYFSVTSMADPRQCVPSQWPGERRLAVGDVLSCELSTAHGIDYPGQLLRTFTVAAPPTSLYLDLHAVADEALARVEALLAPGVTPAEVVEAASVIEDAGFTTVDDLVHGLGGGYLPPVFGSRSRTLEPLPELALAEGMTVVVQPNVTTYDGRAGVQTGELFAVTATGCERLHAFPRGLGRIA is encoded by the coding sequence GTGAGCGCGTACGTCGACCCGGAGGCGGGTCCCGCGGCGTTCAGCGACGCCGAGATGCTGCGCCGGCGCACCGCGCTCGACGCCGTGATGGCCGAGGCCGGCGTCGAGCAGGTCGTGGTGCACGGCGCGAACCGCTCGGGGAGCGGCGTGCAGTGGCTGTCCGGGTGGCCGGTGACCCGGGAGGCCGTCGTCGTGCACGGCGCCGACCGCCGTGACGTGCTGCTGGTGCAGTTCTTCAACCACGTCCCCCAGGCCACCCGGGTCGCGCTCGGCTGCGACGTGCGCTGGGCGGGCCCAAGGCTCGCGGACACCGTCCTGGCCGAGCTGCGGGAGCGCGGGGACCTCGCCGGCTCGCGCGTCGGCGTCGTCGGGGCGCTGCCCTTCGCGGTCTGGTCGGCGCTGCGCGCGGCGGGCGTGGACGCGGTGGACCTGAACCCGGCCTACACCCGGCTCCGGATGCACAAGTCTCCCGAGGAGCTCGACTGGCTGCGGATCGCCGCCCGGCTCACGGACGGCTCCTGCGCGGCGATGCGTGACGGCGCCGGCCCGGGCACGAGCGAGCACGAGCTGAACGCCCTGGTCGAGGGCAGCTACCTGCCGCTGGGCGGCACCAACTACATCCACTACTTCTCCGTCACGTCGATGGCCGACCCGCGCCAGTGCGTGCCCTCGCAGTGGCCGGGCGAGCGCCGGCTCGCGGTCGGCGACGTGCTGTCGTGCGAGCTGAGCACCGCGCACGGGATCGACTACCCCGGCCAGCTGCTGCGCACGTTCACGGTGGCGGCGCCCCCCACCTCGCTCTACCTCGACCTGCACGCGGTGGCCGACGAGGCGCTCGCGCGCGTGGAGGCGCTGCTGGCCCCGGGGGTCACGCCCGCCGAGGTGGTCGAGGCCGCGTCCGTCATCGAGGACGCCGGCTTCACCACCGTCGACGACCTCGTGCACGGCCTCGGAGGTGGCTACCTGCCGCCCGTGTTCGGGTCGCGCAGCCGCACGCTGGAACCGCTGCCCGAGCTCGCCCTCGCCGAGGGCATGACCGTGGTGGTGCAGCCCAACGTCACGACGTACGACGGGCGCGCGGGGGTGCAGACCGGCGAGCTGTTCGCCGTCACCGCGACCGGGTGCGAGCGCCTGCACGCCTTCCCGCGCGGCCTCGGCCGGATCGCCTAG
- a CDS encoding branched-chain amino acid ABC transporter permease, translating into MDQLLQAIVLGLLIGGVYALMASGLTLVFGVMHIVNVAHGATLIAVAMVTWWVWSTTGIDPLLIGVALVPVMFGVGWLLYKGVVSRISTESVSMSVLLTFGIALTIEGLLNVFAGNKFRSATPSYFEESFHVAGLVFPKAQVYGATLALVTLTVLYLVLTRTWTGRAIRATSQNASGAALVGISAAATSALTFAIGTATTGVGGSILSVLYPFFPASHYDWISRLLGIIVLGGMGSLPGAFTGALLLGLAETLTATYGSLQWATVIFYVAILVVLLVKPQGLFGAKLREDVAA; encoded by the coding sequence ATGGACCAGCTACTGCAGGCGATCGTCCTCGGGCTGCTCATCGGCGGGGTGTACGCGCTGATGGCGTCGGGCCTGACGCTCGTGTTCGGCGTGATGCACATCGTCAACGTCGCCCACGGCGCCACGCTGATCGCGGTGGCCATGGTCACCTGGTGGGTCTGGAGCACCACCGGCATCGACCCGCTGCTCATCGGGGTCGCCCTGGTGCCGGTGATGTTCGGGGTCGGCTGGCTGCTCTACAAGGGCGTGGTCTCCCGGATCAGCACCGAGTCCGTGTCGATGTCGGTCCTGCTCACCTTCGGGATCGCGCTGACCATCGAGGGACTGCTCAACGTGTTCGCGGGCAACAAGTTCCGGTCCGCGACCCCGTCGTACTTCGAGGAGTCCTTCCACGTCGCCGGCCTGGTGTTCCCCAAGGCCCAGGTGTACGGCGCGACGCTGGCCCTGGTCACCCTGACGGTGCTGTACCTGGTGCTCACCCGCACCTGGACCGGCAGGGCGATCAGGGCCACCTCGCAGAACGCCTCGGGGGCGGCGCTGGTGGGGATCAGCGCCGCGGCCACCTCGGCCCTGACGTTCGCGATCGGGACGGCGACCACCGGCGTCGGCGGCTCGATCCTCTCCGTGCTCTACCCGTTCTTCCCGGCCTCGCACTACGACTGGATCTCCCGGCTGCTGGGCATCATCGTGCTCGGCGGCATGGGCAGCCTTCCCGGTGCGTTCACCGGCGCCCTGCTGCTCGGGCTCGCGGAGACGCTGACCGCGACGTACGGGTCGCTGCAGTGGGCCACCGTCATCTTCTACGTCGCGATCCTGGTCGTGCTGCTGGTCAAGCCGCAGGGACTGTTCGGCGCCAAGCTCCGAGAGGACGTCGCAGCATGA
- a CDS encoding ATP-binding cassette domain-containing protein, with protein MLAGAVSGQEAERARHLLDYVGLGSFAQQQAGALSYGQKKLVELAQVLMMEPRLILLDEPAGGINPSLVERLSGMIRDLNEQGVSFLVVEHNIPMVLDLCDPVYVFARGTSISQGSPDVVRNDPAVLDAYLGDEWKSEPVASAISTAAAPGGAPC; from the coding sequence ATGCTCGCCGGCGCCGTCAGCGGCCAGGAGGCCGAGCGGGCCCGGCACCTCCTGGACTACGTCGGCCTCGGCTCGTTCGCCCAGCAGCAGGCCGGCGCGCTGTCCTACGGCCAGAAGAAGCTCGTCGAGCTCGCCCAGGTGCTGATGATGGAGCCGCGGCTGATCCTGCTCGACGAGCCCGCCGGCGGCATCAACCCCAGCCTGGTCGAGCGGCTCTCGGGCATGATCCGCGACCTGAACGAGCAGGGCGTCTCCTTCCTGGTCGTCGAGCACAACATCCCGATGGTGCTCGACCTCTGCGACCCGGTCTACGTCTTCGCCCGGGGCACGTCGATCAGCCAGGGCTCGCCGGACGTCGTCCGCAACGACCCGGCGGTGCTCGACGCCTACCTCGGCGACGAGTGGAAGTCCGAGCCCGTCGCCTCTGCCATCTCGACCGCTGCCGCTCCCGGAGGTGCACCGTGCTGA
- a CDS encoding LacI family DNA-binding transcriptional regulator: MSTPTLRDVAEAAGVHAATASRALNPETRRLVNSDTARRVIKAAEALGYQPNPIARSLKTSKSGTIGLVLPDLTNPLFPPIVRGIEDVLGPAGFSALIVNTDNDPAREQQQVMTLRSRQVEGLIVATARLEHPLLQQLHEQGVRMVLVNRRTDDLDVPSITPDDARGVELAVEHLVKLGHTRIAHLAGPQSTSTGVVRARAFHSALRGHGLDDDPALLVTCDYWSEEEGARALRQVLDGGAEFTAVVAGNDLIALGCYDVFAERGIDCPGEVSVVGFNDMPFLDKLRPPLTTVAVPHHQIGVEAGRMLLESIHEPDRSPRSVFLPLSLVVRGSTAAAPASRA, encoded by the coding sequence ATGTCGACACCAACGCTGCGGGACGTGGCCGAGGCCGCGGGCGTGCACGCGGCGACCGCCTCCCGGGCCCTCAACCCCGAGACCCGTCGACTCGTGAACTCCGACACGGCCCGGCGGGTGATCAAGGCCGCCGAGGCCCTGGGCTACCAGCCCAACCCGATCGCGCGCAGCCTCAAGACCTCGAAGTCCGGGACCATCGGTCTGGTGCTGCCCGACCTCACCAACCCGCTGTTCCCGCCGATCGTGCGCGGCATCGAGGACGTGCTGGGGCCTGCGGGCTTCAGCGCCCTGATCGTCAACACCGACAACGACCCGGCCCGCGAGCAGCAGCAGGTCATGACGCTGCGGTCCCGCCAGGTCGAGGGGCTCATCGTCGCCACCGCGCGGCTCGAGCACCCGCTGCTGCAGCAGCTGCACGAGCAGGGGGTCCGGATGGTGCTCGTCAACCGCCGCACCGACGACCTCGACGTCCCCTCCATCACCCCCGACGACGCGCGCGGCGTGGAGCTCGCGGTGGAGCACCTCGTGAAGCTCGGGCACACCCGGATCGCGCACCTCGCCGGCCCGCAGAGCACCTCGACGGGCGTGGTCCGGGCCCGCGCGTTCCACAGCGCGCTGCGGGGCCACGGGCTCGACGACGACCCGGCGCTGCTGGTCACCTGTGACTACTGGAGCGAGGAGGAGGGCGCTCGCGCCCTGCGCCAGGTGCTCGACGGCGGTGCCGAGTTCACCGCGGTCGTCGCCGGGAACGACCTGATCGCGCTGGGGTGCTACGACGTGTTCGCCGAGCGCGGCATCGACTGCCCCGGCGAGGTGAGCGTCGTGGGCTTCAACGACATGCCCTTCCTCGACAAGCTCCGGCCGCCGCTGACCACGGTGGCCGTGCCGCACCACCAGATCGGCGTCGAGGCCGGCCGGATGCTGCTGGAGTCCATCCACGAGCCGGACCGCTCGCCGCGCTCGGTGTTCCTCCCGCTCTCCCTCGTGGTCCGCGGCTCCACCGCTGCTGCCCCGGCGTCCCGGGCGTGA
- a CDS encoding ABC transporter substrate-binding protein produces MKSLPAAERPKTAAYPTQDDPFARPVVESMQKQLEALGVKTVFSKVYPPDTSNFQTTASAIAAKKPDLIAQGAVFEDGVGLVRSLKQVGYSPKLLFQTSAPSNAGQYSDGIGAGNTEGVFYTVSWNEKAQTPKNDEFVKAYAAKFDNETPAEDAADAFAAAEVLQQAVEKVGSLDQTKIADWLHGNETSTILGPLSWDETGAPQNNFLLAQWQNGEVQIVGPTEAATTQEVVNPKPAWN; encoded by the coding sequence GTGAAGTCGCTCCCGGCGGCCGAGCGGCCCAAGACCGCGGCGTACCCGACCCAGGACGACCCGTTCGCCCGTCCGGTCGTCGAGAGCATGCAGAAGCAGCTCGAGGCGCTCGGCGTGAAGACGGTGTTCTCCAAGGTCTACCCGCCCGACACCTCCAACTTCCAGACGACCGCCTCCGCGATCGCGGCCAAGAAGCCCGACCTGATCGCCCAGGGTGCCGTCTTCGAGGACGGCGTCGGCCTGGTCCGGTCGCTCAAGCAGGTCGGCTACTCGCCGAAGCTGCTGTTCCAGACCTCGGCGCCCAGCAACGCCGGGCAGTACAGCGACGGCATCGGCGCCGGGAACACCGAGGGCGTCTTCTACACCGTGAGCTGGAACGAGAAGGCCCAGACCCCGAAGAACGACGAGTTCGTGAAGGCCTACGCCGCCAAGTTCGACAACGAGACCCCGGCCGAGGACGCCGCGGACGCGTTCGCCGCGGCCGAGGTCCTGCAGCAGGCGGTGGAGAAGGTCGGCAGCCTCGACCAGACCAAGATCGCCGACTGGCTGCACGGCAACGAGACCTCCACCATCCTGGGACCGCTGAGCTGGGACGAGACGGGCGCTCCGCAGAACAACTTCCTGCTGGCGCAGTGGCAGAACGGCGAGGTCCAGATCGTCGGGCCGACCGAGGCTGCGACCACGCAGGAGGTGGTCAACCCCAAGCCCGCCTGGAACTGA
- a CDS encoding alpha/beta hydrolase family protein, protein MPDAEVEAALAHWAPRFIQNGVDYNDFVRTVQRIDTWDQWLPEWSRTADEQAELAAESDATGHRDTAGHAWRRAATDRHFGKFVWMVDLDLAAEAGRRSVEEMRAAHTRLDPTAERLEIAVDGSTAYANLRRPPGADRSPYVVLVPGLDSTKEEFFYFEQGFLDRGVATVSLDGPGQGETGVRLPIRPDYEVAVTPLLDALAARTDLDHDRIGLCGVSLGGYYAPRAAAFEPRVRAVAGISGPFCFGDMWDDLPPMTRQTFVVKSGAKDDAEGHRIASSLDLAGVCERITVPALYVTGAKDRLIPWQQTQRQAEETPHGTFVNYPEGNHGVSNMPYRARPLIADWMTDRLTGRG, encoded by the coding sequence ATGCCTGACGCCGAGGTGGAGGCCGCGCTGGCCCACTGGGCCCCGAGGTTCATCCAGAACGGGGTCGACTACAACGACTTCGTGCGCACCGTGCAGCGGATCGACACCTGGGACCAGTGGCTCCCCGAGTGGAGCCGGACCGCCGACGAGCAGGCCGAGCTGGCCGCCGAGTCCGACGCCACGGGGCACCGCGACACCGCCGGCCACGCCTGGCGCCGCGCCGCGACCGACCGGCACTTCGGCAAGTTCGTCTGGATGGTCGACCTGGACCTGGCCGCCGAGGCGGGCCGGCGCTCGGTCGAGGAGATGCGGGCCGCACACACCCGTCTCGACCCGACCGCCGAGCGCCTGGAGATCGCGGTGGACGGCAGCACGGCCTACGCCAACCTGCGCCGTCCCCCGGGCGCCGACCGGTCGCCGTACGTCGTGCTGGTCCCGGGCCTGGACTCCACCAAGGAGGAGTTCTTCTACTTCGAGCAGGGCTTCCTCGACCGTGGGGTCGCCACCGTCTCGCTCGACGGGCCGGGCCAGGGCGAGACCGGTGTCCGGCTGCCGATCCGGCCGGACTACGAGGTCGCGGTCACTCCCCTGCTCGACGCGCTGGCCGCCCGCACCGACCTGGACCACGACCGCATCGGCCTGTGCGGGGTGAGCCTGGGCGGCTACTACGCCCCGCGGGCCGCCGCCTTCGAGCCCCGGGTGCGTGCCGTCGCAGGCATCAGCGGTCCGTTCTGCTTCGGAGACATGTGGGACGACCTGCCCCCGATGACCCGGCAGACGTTCGTGGTGAAGTCGGGCGCGAAGGACGACGCCGAGGGCCACCGGATCGCCAGCAGCCTGGACCTGGCGGGCGTCTGCGAGCGGATCACCGTCCCCGCGCTCTACGTCACCGGCGCCAAGGACCGGCTGATCCCCTGGCAGCAGACCCAGCGGCAGGCCGAGGAGACGCCCCACGGCACCTTCGTGAACTACCCCGAGGGCAACCACGGGGTCTCGAACATGCCCTACCGCGCCCGCCCGCTCATCGCGGACTGGATGACCGACCGGCTCACCGGCCGGGGCTAG
- the cysT gene encoding sulfate ABC transporter permease subunit CysT, with protein sequence MSTSVVRLGSARKRRAGRSGSLSGPSSLGLGVAVLWLSLLVLIPLALVVTTALSGGLAGFFDTITSPQTLSAVKLTVAQAALVTLVNVVMGTVIAWVLVRDRFFGKRLLDVVIDIPFALPTIVAGLVLLSLYGPRSPIGVNVANTRASVFLALAFVTLPFIVRTVQPVLEELEADVEEASASLGASRLTTFRRIILPSLVPAIMAGAALSFARGISEYGSLVLLSGNLPNRTEVVSVRVLTYIENGDQAAAAAAATLMLVVALAVIVALDVIQRRVARRG encoded by the coding sequence ATGAGCACGTCCGTGGTCCGGCTCGGCTCGGCGCGCAAGCGCCGGGCCGGCCGGTCCGGGTCGCTGTCCGGTCCGAGCAGCCTCGGCCTCGGCGTGGCAGTCCTGTGGCTGAGCCTGCTGGTGCTGATCCCGCTCGCACTCGTCGTCACGACCGCCCTCTCCGGCGGTCTGGCCGGTTTCTTCGACACGATCACCAGCCCGCAGACCCTGTCGGCGGTCAAGCTGACGGTCGCGCAGGCCGCCCTGGTCACCCTGGTCAACGTGGTGATGGGCACGGTGATCGCCTGGGTGCTGGTCCGCGACCGGTTCTTCGGCAAGCGCCTGCTCGACGTCGTCATCGACATCCCGTTCGCGCTGCCCACGATCGTCGCCGGCCTGGTGCTGCTGTCCCTCTACGGGCCGCGCAGCCCGATCGGCGTGAACGTCGCGAACACCCGGGCGTCGGTCTTCCTGGCGCTCGCGTTCGTCACCCTGCCGTTCATCGTCCGCACGGTGCAGCCGGTCCTCGAGGAGCTCGAGGCCGACGTCGAGGAGGCGTCCGCCTCGCTCGGCGCCTCGCGGCTGACCACCTTCCGGCGGATCATCCTGCCGAGCCTGGTCCCGGCGATCATGGCCGGCGCGGCGCTGTCCTTCGCCCGCGGGATCAGCGAGTACGGCTCGCTGGTGCTGCTGTCGGGCAACCTGCCCAACCGCACCGAGGTCGTCTCGGTCCGGGTGCTGACCTACATCGAGAACGGCGACCAGGCCGCCGCGGCCGCCGCGGCCACGCTGATGCTGGTCGTGGCGCTCGCGGTGATCGTCGCCCTCGACGTGATCCAGAGAAGGGTGGCCCGCCGTGGCTAG
- a CDS encoding 2-oxoacid:ferredoxin oxidoreductase subunit beta, giving the protein MTQTELPVPTLRGTEGVPAADGPQNRKEFTSDQEVRWCPGCGDYAVLAAVQGFLPDLGLKRENIVFVSGIGCSSRFPYYLDTYGMHSIHGRAPAIATGLATSRADLSVWVVTGDGDALSIGGNHLIHALRRNVNMTILLFNNRIYGLTKGQYSPTSEPGKVTKSTPMGSVDNPFNPVSLALGAEATFVARTVDSDRKHLTEVLSAAAAHRGTSLVEIYQNCPIFNDDAFDAIKDNDTKADAIIPLRHGEPIRFGSRGQLGVVRDPATGGVQVVEDPDDADVLVHDAHAEDPTTAFAISRLTDAGVLKHAPVGIFRQVEAATYDDQARDQITTASAGTGDPSAALAGLLASGDTWTVV; this is encoded by the coding sequence ATGACGCAGACCGAGCTGCCCGTCCCGACGCTGCGCGGCACCGAGGGCGTGCCCGCTGCGGACGGCCCGCAGAACCGCAAGGAGTTCACCTCCGACCAGGAGGTCCGCTGGTGCCCCGGCTGCGGCGACTACGCAGTGCTGGCCGCCGTCCAGGGCTTCCTGCCCGACCTCGGGCTCAAGCGCGAGAACATCGTGTTCGTCTCCGGCATCGGCTGCTCGTCGCGGTTCCCCTACTACCTCGACACCTACGGCATGCACTCGATCCACGGCCGGGCGCCGGCCATCGCGACGGGTCTCGCGACCAGCCGCGCGGACCTCTCGGTCTGGGTCGTGACCGGCGACGGCGACGCGCTGTCGATCGGCGGCAACCACCTGATCCACGCGCTGCGCCGCAACGTGAACATGACGATCCTGCTGTTCAACAACCGGATCTACGGCCTCACCAAGGGGCAGTACTCCCCCACCTCGGAGCCGGGCAAGGTCACCAAGTCCACGCCGATGGGCTCGGTCGACAACCCGTTCAACCCGGTGTCGCTGGCGCTCGGCGCCGAGGCCACCTTCGTGGCCCGCACCGTCGACTCCGACCGCAAGCACCTGACCGAGGTGCTGTCCGCCGCCGCCGCGCACCGGGGTACGTCGCTGGTGGAGATCTACCAGAACTGCCCGATCTTCAACGACGACGCGTTCGACGCGATCAAGGACAACGACACCAAGGCCGACGCGATCATCCCGCTCCGGCACGGCGAGCCGATCCGGTTCGGCAGCCGCGGCCAGCTCGGGGTCGTCCGCGACCCGGCCACCGGCGGGGTGCAGGTGGTCGAGGACCCCGACGACGCCGACGTGCTCGTGCACGACGCGCACGCCGAGGACCCGACCACGGCGTTCGCGATCTCGCGGCTCACCGACGCCGGCGTCCTCAAGCACGCGCCGGTCGGCATCTTCCGCCAGGTCGAGGCGGCGACGTACGACGACCAGGCGCGCGACCAGATCACCACCGCCAGCGCCGGCACCGGCGACCCGTCGGCGGCGCTCGCCGGCCTGCTCGCCAGCGGCGACACCTGGACCGTGGTCTGA
- a CDS encoding sulfate ABC transporter substrate-binding protein produces MSIKWKAAIAGAVVGALALSACGGSSSGSSSAGSDEINLVGFSILEQANKQVIADWNKTADGKDVAFKQSYGASGDQARGVIGGQKADVVHLSLEPDVQKLVDAKLVADDWKSTPTKGILTQSVVVMVVRTGNPKNIETWDDLTKPGVKIITPNPASSGSAKWNILAAYGHVLADGGSEADAAAYLTKFFGNVAALPGSGRDATTAFQGGNGDVLLSYENEAILARQSGADFDYVVPPETLLIQNPGAVTTDATPKAEKFLEYLTGTEAQTDYAEEGFRPLDDSIKVEVKGANDPSDPFPAPSKKLLTIDDDFGGWSEANTKFFDENDGIVTKIQKETGKES; encoded by the coding sequence ATGAGCATCAAGTGGAAGGCCGCGATCGCCGGCGCCGTGGTCGGCGCCCTGGCGCTCTCGGCGTGCGGAGGCAGCTCGAGCGGATCCTCGTCCGCCGGCTCCGACGAGATCAACCTGGTCGGCTTCTCGATCCTCGAGCAGGCCAACAAGCAGGTCATCGCCGACTGGAACAAGACCGCAGACGGCAAGGACGTCGCCTTCAAGCAGTCCTACGGCGCGTCCGGTGACCAGGCCCGCGGCGTCATCGGTGGCCAGAAGGCGGACGTCGTCCACCTGTCCCTGGAGCCCGACGTGCAGAAGCTCGTCGACGCCAAGCTGGTCGCGGACGACTGGAAGTCGACCCCGACCAAGGGCATCCTCACGCAGTCCGTCGTGGTGATGGTGGTCCGCACGGGCAACCCCAAGAACATCGAGACCTGGGACGACCTGACCAAGCCGGGCGTCAAGATCATCACCCCGAACCCGGCCTCGTCCGGCTCGGCGAAGTGGAACATCCTCGCGGCCTACGGTCACGTGCTGGCCGACGGCGGCTCCGAGGCCGACGCCGCGGCGTACCTCACGAAGTTCTTCGGCAACGTCGCCGCCCTCCCGGGCAGCGGCCGCGACGCCACCACCGCCTTCCAGGGCGGCAACGGCGACGTGCTGCTCTCCTACGAGAACGAGGCGATCCTCGCGCGGCAGAGCGGTGCGGACTTCGACTACGTCGTGCCGCCGGAGACCCTGCTGATCCAGAACCCGGGCGCGGTCACCACCGACGCGACGCCGAAGGCGGAGAAGTTCCTGGAGTACCTCACCGGCACCGAGGCGCAGACCGACTACGCCGAGGAGGGCTTCCGGCCCCTCGACGACAGCATCAAGGTCGAGGTCAAGGGCGCGAACGACCCGAGCGACCCGTTCCCGGCGCCGAGCAAGAAGCTGCTGACGATCGACGACGACTTCGGCGGCTGGTCGGAGGCGAACACCAAGTTCTTCGACGAGAACGACGGCATCGTCACGAAGATCCAGAAGGAAACGGGCAAGGAGTCATGA